GAGGGACTAAAGGGTAAGCCCTATGTTGTTTTTCATGATGCCTATCAGTATTTTGAGAGGCGTTATGGGCTGCAATCGGCAGGGGTTGTAACGCTGACCCCGGAACAGCAGCCGGGGGCCGGGCATCTGCGCGAGATCCGCAGGCGGATGGTCGAGGAGGATGTGGTCTGCGTCTTTGTTGAGCCGCAGTTTGAGCCATCCATTGTCCGGGCCTTAACGCGTGGAGTGGAGGTTGGTGTCGGTGAGCTCGACCCGATCGGGGCTGGACTTGAGCCAGGGCCGGAAGCTTACTTTAACCTGCTTGAGGATCTGGTCGAGTCGCTAAGAGACTGCCTTGAATAGAGCTGCTCAGGATAGGCGGTGCTAGACATTATAAGATGCCTAAGGGTTGCCATTGGACATACGGGCAGGTGAGCGAGATAACAACTGGATAAAGGGTAGGGGGATACGCGTTCATTATGCCTCCAGGTGCATAATTGATGGCGTAGATATTGATGTTAATGCTGGCCGTATTACGACCCTGGTAGGTAATAACGGCGCCGGTAAATCTACCCTACTGCGGGTTCTGATCGGGCTTACGCAGCCAAGCTCAGGTGCAGTAGAGCGCCGCGATGGGCTGCGGATTGGCTACGTCCCGCAGCATTTTAGCGTCGATTCAAGCTTGCCGATTACAGCACGGCGCTTTATTGCTTTGCGCGGCAAGGTCAGCAAGCAGCGCTGGCAGCAGGCAACTGCCGAGACCGCAGTAGAGAAGCTGCTTGAGCAGCCGCTGCAATCGCTCTCCGGGGGAGAGATGCGGCGGGTGCTGTTGGCCCGGGCGGTGCTGCACAACCCTGATGTGTTGGCCCTGGATGAGCCGGCCGCGGGCCTGGATGCCGGCAGTCAGGGGCAGCTCTATCGCTTGATCGGTAGCCTGCGAGAGCGCTACGGATGTGCCGTAGTCGTTGTCTCCCACGATCTTAACTTAGTTATGGCGGCTAGTGATGATGTGCTCTGCCTGGAAGATGGCCGCGTCGCCTGCCGCGGGGCACCGGCTTCGGTAGTCGAACATCCTGAGTATCGTAAGCTCTTTGGGGCGCACTTAGGGCCGGATACGGCGGTATTTCGCCATAGCCACCCGCATAAGGTGGAGCTTAGCGATGATCATTGATGATCTGTTGCTCTTCGCCTTGGCCGCCGGCTTGGGATTGGCGCTGGTCACCGGGCCGTTGGGCAGTTTTGTCGTCTGGCGCCGCATGGCCTATTTCGGCGATACCCTTGCTCATTCGGCGTTGCTCGGTATAGCTCTGGGGTTTCTCTTTGGTATCGACCTTAACTTCGGCATCCTGGCGGTCTGCACCGCTATGGCAGTGCTGCTGGTTGTCTTGCGCCAGCGCCAACGCCTGGCTAGTGACACCGTGTTAGGGATACTGGCACATAGCTCCCTGTCGCTGGGGTTGGTGGCGATTGCCTTCATGGAGGGTTTGCGCGTCGATTTAATGGGCTACCTATTCGGTGACATCCTGGCAGTCGGGGGCAGTGATCTACTGTGGATATACGGCGGCGGGGCGGTTGTTTTAGGAGGGCTGATAGCTATATGGCGACCCCTTTTAGCCTCTACCCTGCATGAAGAGCTCGCTAAGGTTGAAGGGGTGAGAACGTTGCCGGTACAGCTGGCCTTCATGGGGCTCATGGCCTTGACCATAGCCCTGGCGATGCAAATAGTCGGCATCCTGTTGGTGACTTCGTTGCTAATAATACCCGCTGCGACGGCGCGAGCCTTCTCAAGAACGCCTGAGCAGATGGCAGTAGTCGCTGCACTGATCGGCTGCTTAGCGGTTATTGGCGGGCTGCTGGCCTCTTTTCATTGGGATCTGCCGACAGGCCCGAGCATAGTGGTTGCAGCTACGCTGATCTTCGCCTTAGTAACGGCTGTGCGCGGCCCTGGAGCTGCAGGGGGGAGCTTTGCAGCCAAGAGGTAGCGCCATGGCAGGTCTCTACCCCACTAGAGGGCCTTAAAAAAACCTCGAGCCATTAGCTGCCCCGGTATGGAGGTCATGGCGCTAGGGATGGCGCCATGAAGCCTCCAAGGATGGATTCACGACGTCATCCACACCGAGGCAGCTAATGGCTCAAGAGGAAATGTGTTGCGATCTTTAGCGCCGCGGTCGCTTGAGTACCCATATCTCCAGCAGAGCCCACTCCTCTCCCGGGTAGTTCTCCTGCTCGAGGGCGGAGAGCTTGCGGTGGCGTGAGGCCATGCTGCCCACAAACTCCAGCTGTTCCAGGAGCACTCGCTTGGTGGCATCCGCCTTGTCAAGGGCGAAGGGGTTGAGGAAGTTGACTAGCATGTAACCTTCACGCTCGGTCTGAGCGAACGAATCGATAAGCTTCTGAATCGCCTCTGGCTCCAGGTAGACTAGGGCAGCTGTGGAGATGACGATATCGGCCTGGGCCATAGCCTCATTGACGGCGTTCTGTTGCTGCTCGGTGGGGGCGTTGAGATCAGCAGTAATGGTCTGATCAAACAGACCTGCCGACGCGCCGTAGGCCATGGCGTTGGCGGAGATATCGATTGCCGTGGTGTGCGCCGGAAAGCGCCGTGAGCCGTTGACTTGTCGGCAGGCCGCCTCGTCGCGCCAGTTCTCGCGGATCTGCTGAAAGTCCATGCCGTACAAGGTGGCCATGGTGGTATTGCCGAAACAGGCGCACAGGTCGAGGAAATTTAGCTGCTTGCCAGCAGAGGCTTGCTCTTTTGCCCAGGGCAGAATCAGCCGATCGAAGGTCTGGCGGTTGAAGTCATCCGAGACATACTCCAAATCATCAAGAATACGCTCTTTGAAGGGAACCGGTGTCTCGGCTACGTAGATGTCGTCAAAGTGCTGTTTTTTCTCGTCGGTCTTCACGCCCGAGTTGGACATAATTGGCTCCTTTGAAATTTGCTTGTAGTTGGCGCCCTCTGCGCGAGCGCGGGTGCTAGCCGGGGTATCGGCGCAGAGATCAGCGCCGATAAAGCCGATCGGGCGGGATGAGGGGGTCTTCTATTACCTCCACACTATCACCGCGGATGGCGTTATAGAAACACGACTCCCTGCCGGTATGGCAGGCCGGTCCTTGTTGATCTACCAAAAGGAGGATGGTGTCGCCGTCACAGTCGAGCCGTAAGTCAATCAGCCGTTGTACTTGGTTAGAGGTCTCACCCTTGCGCCAGAGCTTGGCCCGGGAGCGCGAATAGTAACATACTCTGCCTGTAGCGATGGTCTCTTGTAGCGCTTCACGGTTCATCCAGGCCATCATCAGCACCCGGCCGCTATCGTGCTGTTGCGCAATAGCCGGTAGCAGCCCATCATTGTTAAAGGGCAGGCTATCGAGGGTCTGTTGCAGTGGTAGACTTTCTCCGGTCTTTGCGGTCTCGTTTGTTTCGATCATGCGCGGTACTATAAGGGCTGAAAGCAGTTAAAATCTACACCTAAGCTACATGGTTGCTGAACAGTTAAGTAACTCACCTTGCCTGCTTAGCAAAACCAGCTAGGAGAGAAAGTGACCGATATAATCGATTCACTTGAACAGCATCGTAAGCTAGTCGAGCGGCTTTGTCGCGGACAGGGGCTTGGTTGGGAGGTCGATGAGGTTAAACGCATTGAGACCCACATCTCTACCGTTTTGCTTGCCGGTGAGTATGTTCTCAAGCTCAAAAAGCCTGTCAACCTTGGATTTCTTGATTTTTCCACCCTCGAGCGGCGTGGCCACTTCTGTGCTGAGGAGATTCGCCTTAACTCGCGTCTTGCGCCGCAGATCTACTTGCGTCGGGTAGAGATAACCGGCGACGTAGATGAGCCCGTTATTGAGGGCGACGGTGAGGTTCTTGAGTACGCAGTGCTGATGCGCCGTTTCCCTGAGAATGAGCTGATGAATCGGCTGCTGCGGGAGGGGCGTTTGCCGGATAACGCGATAAT
This Halorhodospira halochloris DNA region includes the following protein-coding sequences:
- a CDS encoding ATP-binding cassette domain-containing protein, which produces MDIRAGERDNNWIKGRGIRVHYASRCIIDGVDIDVNAGRITTLVGNNGAGKSTLLRVLIGLTQPSSGAVERRDGLRIGYVPQHFSVDSSLPITARRFIALRGKVSKQRWQQATAETAVEKLLEQPLQSLSGGEMRRVLLARAVLHNPDVLALDEPAAGLDAGSQGQLYRLIGSLRERYGCAVVVVSHDLNLVMAASDDVLCLEDGRVACRGAPASVVEHPEYRKLFGAHLGPDTAVFRHSHPHKVELSDDH
- the hisI gene encoding phosphoribosyl-AMP cyclohydrolase codes for the protein MIETNETAKTGESLPLQQTLDSLPFNNDGLLPAIAQQHDSGRVLMMAWMNREALQETIATGRVCYYSRSRAKLWRKGETSNQVQRLIDLRLDCDGDTILLLVDQQGPACHTGRESCFYNAIRGDSVEVIEDPLIPPDRLYRR
- a CDS encoding metal ABC transporter permease; its protein translation is MIIDDLLLFALAAGLGLALVTGPLGSFVVWRRMAYFGDTLAHSALLGIALGFLFGIDLNFGILAVCTAMAVLLVVLRQRQRLASDTVLGILAHSSLSLGLVAIAFMEGLRVDLMGYLFGDILAVGGSDLLWIYGGGAVVLGGLIAIWRPLLASTLHEELAKVEGVRTLPVQLAFMGLMALTIALAMQIVGILLVTSLLIIPAATARAFSRTPEQMAVVAALIGCLAVIGGLLASFHWDLPTGPSIVVAATLIFALVTAVRGPGAAGGSFAAKR
- a CDS encoding class I SAM-dependent methyltransferase encodes the protein MSNSGVKTDEKKQHFDDIYVAETPVPFKERILDDLEYVSDDFNRQTFDRLILPWAKEQASAGKQLNFLDLCACFGNTTMATLYGMDFQQIRENWRDEAACRQVNGSRRFPAHTTAIDISANAMAYGASAGLFDQTITADLNAPTEQQQNAVNEAMAQADIVISTAALVYLEPEAIQKLIDSFAQTEREGYMLVNFLNPFALDKADATKRVLLEQLEFVGSMASRHRKLSALEQENYPGEEWALLEIWVLKRPRR